The sequence ttatcatcattattcTTGGCCTTATCATCCTCAGCCTTCTCGATGGTGTACTTGAGGGAACAAATGCATCTAAATGGCTTGACATTGTAATGCAACAATCTCCATCCTCAGTCCATTGATGTAACAGTATGAGAATTAGTCCCAAGGGAATCTTAATTAGGTTGCTAACAAAGTTTGTGTTTGTTGTCATCAGATAATTTTATATGCTACTAATTGAGAAATCATGTGCCAAATGTTGTTATCAGTCTAAACGAAAAGGAAAGATGGAGATTTGCTTTGCCTTGGAGTTTTACATGTCTATCCTTCCGAAGACCAGCAGATAACCTCAGCTTCATTTGTGGTGGGCAAAGCTTATCTCTTGGATTCTTGGATAGATGATAGGGTGTGGAGATATGAAATATTGAATCCCAAGTTTGATTTTTTGAAGGGTTCGTTCTTAAGATAATTATAGTGGATATGGGGGGATGGTCGGATGGCGCTGTCTCGGTCACCGGGTGGAGCGCTTATCCCATGTGTGGATCTGAGATGGATTTGTGTTTATTATGTTGCCACAACATGACATGTCACTACATTATTGACCCATGcttcattgattgatatgaacagTTGAGGGTTTGGCTCCTCCCGGTAAACCCTCAAAAGCTCaccttctttttatttatttatttatttattttatttattattatcaatgAGCTGCAGAGTCATTTAACTATTTTTAATATGCATTAAAACcatcttttttttcaaaaatttataatgataaatatgatatatccaaacaagaatatatatatatatatatatatatatatatatatatatatatatatatatatatatatattgtcctaTCGTTTTTGTGTCGTCGATAATACCAATGGCGTTAGATGATGATTAATTAACAGATGATGCACGTACGAAGATGACCAAGTTCCCCGTTTCCCGTTGCTGTAAGATTGGAGGCGATGTAGTGATCCATGGATAGATCGAGGACCAGATGATCAGCATATGGCCTCGGAGAAAAAGAATGTGAGACAGATCCGAGATTGCTGGAGTTGCAGTATCTTCCATTAATTTGTTTACGAGATTGTGCTTCTGATTGGCTATCAGCGCTGACGTTGTTGTGCGTGTTCTTCGGAATAAGACGAACAAGATTCACCAAATGGACGTTCTGAAggtcgatgagacatgggatttgGCTTGGAAGAGTCTGAACGAAGAGGAAACACGTAGCCGACACGGTCGCCGCGGATTGACTTCAGGCAGTCAGTCGATGTGCCACGTGGTCAAATGCACTGCAATGGCGAGGGGACACATGTCGCGTCACTCTAAAGGCCTCCTGTAACGCGTTCTTCCGTGTGTACGCTTTGCCTCGACTCCGTCTTCTTCCCCTGCAAGCAACAGTACTTTTgtttctactctctctctctctctatttatatCTCCTCGTGGCTGAGTTGCTACAGATGGGGGAAGCATTATAAAATACTATGGGGACTACTGAGATACCAATTATTTCTTGGCCATCAATTCAGCCATAAATAAAAGCTGTTGACGAGCTACATATGAAGTTGCTGACACCACAGGCAATGGGACACGGCAGGATAAGCAAATAGTCTTCGCATAGAAAGAAGCAGCCAAGGCGTCGGTCATGGAGGCAGTAAGAACGTTCAGACCAACGGCAGAAGCAGCCTTCGACCGAACACCATAAACATAAAAAGGGGAAGAGGTTCGCTTCTCCTTCTTCGTTGCAGAAAAAGTATCTCTCTTGATGGAGGCATCGGCATCTCCGTGCTACTCCGACATGGTAAGCGGCAGCCGGGATCAGGTTCTTGGGTTAAGCATTTCTGAGATGATTTCCTGAATGATGCAGTCGGTCTTTGGAATCCGCAGGGAATGGAGCAGAGTTTCTTTGATCAGTGGGAATGGACTGCTCTGGATCAGCTCAGCGCAGACCAACTGGGAGTGGGCCTCCTGCGAGATGTAGAACCGTCTCCCTCCTCTGAAAGCCATGCTTCGTTTCCCAAGAAGGCCACCAAGACCGACGCCTCGTGGCCAAGAATTCTATCGTTTGGCAGGCCGGAATCACCCATCTGTCACTCCGCTCTCTATGTTCCGACGATGAGGCCGAAAGAAGAGATGGCTGTGCCGATCCCCGGTGGCTCGAAGAGGGACTACGACACCATGTCGGGGCAGGGTTCCAAGAGGGCAAACATGGCGGCGAGGACGGCCTCTCATAACGCGGAACACGTCGTGGCCGAGAGGAAACGCAGAGAGAAGCTTAGCCAGAGATTCATCGCACTCTCCGCAGTAGTTCCTGGTCTAAAGAAGGTACGCTCTTGGATCGGTTCCTCCTTTCTGCTCCGCCAACGCTCGACACGTTTGATCGACCTCCAAATTTCTACTCCTTGGAAGATGGACAAGGCCTCCGTTCTCGGGGACGCCATCGAGTACCTGAAGCGACTCGAAGAGCAGGTCAAGTCTCTGGAAGATCAAGTTGCGAAGAGGCAGGCGGAGAAGGCGGTGCTCGTCAAGAAGTCTCGGCTCGGCGCCGACGATGACGACAGCTCCTCCGACGAACACCCATGCGGCAGGCCTGCTCCCGAGATCGAGGCCAGAGTGTGCGACAAGGCTGTCCTCATCAAGATCCACTGCGAGAACCGCAAGGGCGTGCTggtgaaagctctctccgagatcGAGAAGCTCCACCTTTCCGTGGGGAACACCAGCGTCATACCTTTCGCCGCTGCTTCTCTCGACATCACCGTCATGACCCAGGCAAGATCCACCGCCCTTCTCCTACCCACCACGGTCGTACGGACGAACAACATGAACGAACTTGTTATCATCTTCTTCTGCAGATGGAAGAGGAGTTCTGCGTGACGGCCAAAGAGGTGGTGAAGAAGCTGAACTCCGCTTTCAGACAACGGTCGGTGCGTTGAAGCTAATCaagatctcctcctcctcctcctcctcgagacAAGTTTCACTAGTTTTTGCTGCATGGTGTTGTCCGATCTGCAGGTTCATTGCTCTTCTCTCTTAGCTTTTTTTGCATGCTCGAGCGACTCGATCATGTTTTTGGAGCAGAAGAGTGACACAGTTGCATGTTCTTTTGCGGACTTGTAGTAGGAGGGAGGTTGACTCTCATAAAACCTctgtttcttcctcttctctgaGGATTTCGACAGTTCAAAACCTGCTTCTCAGTTTCCATTCGATGTCTAATCCTTACAAAGCCCGACGACTCTAGCAAAAGATGTTGTCTATCTCCTTCTCGAGGATCTCTTATGAGTAATTTCTATTCTTTTGTGCTCATCTTGTGGAATTGGACACCGAACATGCTGTGTTCTTGCAAGCAATCTGCCAATCATGCACGAGAGCTTCCATTTAGGTTTGATCCACTCGGTGATGCCACCGCATCAGAATTCGGACGCAACGCTTCTAAATCCTACAAGAAAGAGGTTATCGGATCTTATTTCAGGGTTCCAAACCCGCACCCGAATaaagtgatctcatcctcaccATCCATCTAAAATCGAACGGCTTTGATCGACCCGTAACGCTGGTCCCGTCACTACTCATAAAAGCGAACGGCTCGCATCATTCCCTCGCCTgtcattggttggatttcgccacGTCATCTATGGGACCCAGGGATCTGCCGCCTATAAAACCACCCTCTTCGAGTTCTCCCTCGTCTCTGCTCCGGACCCTTTCTTTCGGTTCTACGAATTCCTTCGGCGATCGATGGCGTCTCGCCCTCTGTTGCTGGTGGGGATTCCTAAAATTTCTCGTGGTGGGAGTTATAACGCTCTAATTTCCTTGAAAGCCCTGCATCCGGCCCATTCCCAGGCGATTTCGGTAAGCAAACCCTAAAAGATTTCGAGTTCTTTCCCCTGCAATGGAACTATGGGTTTTGGGTCGAAAGATCGATGGAGTCTGGCTCCAGGCGGAGGGCGTGTGGGTGTCGGCTTTCGGCGTGCGAATCGGCAGGCCGTCGCTTCCTCCGCCTCGAAATCAAGAAACGAAGTGAGCGTAATAGATCGGGCTCGAGAAGGCCGGCGTGAGAGGCGGCATGGCATGGCTGGCTTACGGAGGCGGAGCGCCGGCGAGAAGCCGGATCTCTGCGATTTTAGGGTGGGCGAGGTGAGACCACAGCCGGTGGTGGTAGTGACCGCAGCGGTGAGGGGGCGGCGGGAAACGAGGTACATGCGGCCGATTTGCTTCGTGTCCCGACCTAGCCCACGACATACGGTACGAACCACGGGCCGGTTGAGCCCAAATGAGAGAAGGGGTGGAGAGCGTTTGGGTTACTTTGGGCCGCAACTGAGATTGGATTGCCGGCTTAGATAATTTTGGGCCGAATAATCCGGGCCCAAATGACGACCCAAATTTGTCGTACTACTACTTGCTTTGGAACCTTTGACATGCTGTTTTCTCTCAGTGGTGTAGGTGTCTTTCAGTGTGGCCGTATCAAAGATTTGAAGTCCACCAGAAGGAGGAACCAACGAATTGGATTGATTCCACGATATAGGAAGTGCCACATTCAAGTTCGTCGCCAATGTTACTTGTGAGAAGCTCAGGTATGGACTACTTATGGAATTCCCAAATCCGGAACTTGATCCCCTGGAATCAGTATTCCATTCTTGCTTTCTTTAAGTTGAAGATGCTGCAATTCTCTTTGGTTTTGCGGTGTGGTGGTGGAAGCATCCGTTTACCAATAGATGGATTGAAGGGAATCCACAAATGGAACCCCTGATATCACCATGCATGGACTAGTGGATGCTTGGCCTGCGTGCAAGGAATCCAGATCACATCCCTTATTCTTAGAATGTAAGGACCATGGCCTTGGAAGCGAAGAACCTAACCCCTAACGAAGAATCCATAAAGGCTAAGAAAGGTTCCAGTCTTGTGTTCTAAGAAATGCATAGTGCATTATACTCCTACCGACGTGGAGTCGTGAAAGGTCAATATACTTCTAGATATATTAAAGTGGACTAGAACTAATCTCAAAACAGAAACCCTATCCTGTCTATCATAATCTAAACTAGGAATAAGTCGAGTTTAGTCAAAGTATataaggctaattacatattacccataTAGTTTGTTATCTTTAACATTCAgatctctatatttttaaaagttatattgagatccttgtacttacgaaagtgaaatatttaatctcgtttaTCTTTATGTTGTCGACTCTGTTAACGAAAATATCAAATATATTGTCACGTATGAAAAGCAATAGTTGAGAAACCAATAGTTCTGTAATAGTTGATGAATGAGGAGGTATGatcaccagagagagagagaaagatcatTTCTACTAGTATTTAACTTTTTAACAAAACCTCTTTagacacaaagagaaaaagatgaagCGATTGAATTGTATATCTTATTTCATTTCCTAACAAAACCCTCCTCTCTcactttcttaatttttttttctttggatgaAGAGAATAGCactatgaaattatctttttaatcttgTTTTAGTGTCATTTTCTACACGTGACAGCACGTATGGTATTTTTATCAATAGAATTGATAGTGTgagaagaaatatgattaaatattttgctTTCGTAAATATAAGAatcccaatataatttttaaaagtataaggATCGAGATATTAAAAGTCGATCACAAGGGATAACACTCATATGAGTGTTCTTAATTTGGATGTAGCATTTTTTAAGCTATTAGATAAAACGGCATCGAGTAGGATTGCTGGACATCCCAAACCTTTTTATTACCATATGCACCACAGACAGACAGGTAGAGAGAAGACAAACAAACTCCTCTTTTTTTGGTACCTTCGTGGCCAAACAAAAGGAATCTCATACGCTTAGTTGAAACTTGCTCTCTAAAACTATCTCCATGTGAAGGTAGCAGCCATCTGCTTGTCAGGGGCATGTCGTGATCACTGGATGCGATGAGATTGGCCTCGAAAGCAAGTTGATGGCTGATTCTTGTGGAAATGCCGCAGCCAAACGTGCCGCATGCCTTTCGCACACCCAAATTGTGGCCAACCACGTGTGAGTTTGTAGATCGAAGTATGCATTTGTGCGCCACTGTGTGGATTTTAATGTTACGATCCATCTTCGTCGGAAATATTCATGTGGGGTGGAAATTTGGGACCTTTTATATGTTAGTGAAGGGAGTTGCTTTGTAGGGCAACTTTTCTAAGTTGGCGAAGGTATGGATGGAAGGTTTAAAGATAGGGATACTTGTGGCTGCCGTAGTTTTCTCTTCCTGTGTGCTCTGAATATTTCTTCGTCGAGTGAATTGATGCTATGTTTTATTGGTCTTGTCGGTCGATAATATTTTCCTTCATGGTCGTTGTTGATGGCAGTAGTAATCCAAGGAGAGAAACCTCTCTCTCCTCGTCACATTACGTCATTCCATGGATGGTCTCATGAGCTATTTTCTATTGAGGTAGCAGGTGGAATACGTCCATTACTAGCTAGGCAGCAGAGCAAACATTAAAAGATTGCTTGTGGGTTTCTGGTTGAATCACCAGACATTAATGACAATCCCGTGGATCTTATCCTCAACAAGATCGCAAACCTTGGTTCcgtttgtttttaattttttttctttttacatgttACAAACAGATCAAATGGATTGGATGATTAAAGAAAATTCTAACTTGTAACCATTTTTTTATTACAGGTTGTGATTCCACTAAGGTTTTTCCTTACTAACCTTTTATGTATTTaggtttttgcttttttttttcttattctaaatattAAGTTCTTTTAACATTTCGATTCTTCTCGATTATATATTAAGAACAGGTACACTTTGATCTTCTTTTCAGGAGCGTAAAAATATGACGATGATTTCTGAGTCAACGTCATATTTTCGTTCTTGAGATAGATAGACCCTCGATTGCTACGAGTTCCGGAGGATGAACTAGTTCAGATGAGCGACCCATATGATGATGATTCTAATAGAAACGATATAGATAACATCACCCATACGCGGATAATTCAAGAAAGTCCAGTTTGTGTTACGTGTCAATGAAACCGATGGCGTCAAAGTTGAGGATCCGACTAAGTATCGAGCACCGAGCGCAATCTCTTGTAATAAGATATGACAACAGGACGTTGAGAAGACGGCTACGTAAACGATGCAGCTGGTTCCCATGCATCGACGCCACGCGTCGCTTCAGATATTGCAGGACTGCCCCTCGTCCTTCCCCGCTCTCAATCAAACCCCATTCCATTTCGACGTAACCTCCAATAATGATAAGCAAGCCATGATGTGGCAACGCAGAGGGAGCTGGCATCGATCTCAGTCCCACTCATCAATCGTTCTTCACGAATCATAAGGAACGACACGGACTCACTGAATCATAATAATTAATGCCAAAAGCTAAAACGATAAGGATCTTCTTGCTTGTACGCAAACCTCCCTCGATTCGTGGCTTGAGTTGCTCATTTCACTACGTGTTGCAGATTCGGTCCAACCAACTGCCGAGTAGGGAGGAGAAACATTCATATGAACCACTTTTCGTTGCTTTTATTTGTATTTCGATTGTGTGTATATCGATCGGTCTTGTGCCAACGAGGTTAAGCTGTTTTGGAACATATCTTCTATCTAAAGGAAATTTTCATTCTTTTAAAGAGGATCGTGTGACATTAATCCATAGCTTATTCTGATATCGACCACTAAATGTCTCTGAGGAGAGATGAATCCCTTTTCCCATTTGGGTTGCACTACAAGAACATTCAACCCATGGTTGTTTCCCTTTTTTCACATGTTCCCCCTAACGGTATCATACGTGCTGTTTCCGATTCAGGTAATGGCCACGTTCATATTCCTCATAATATGTATCGGGAGATTAATTGCACAGCTACCTAAAGAAATAATAACGCGTCATCTGTCCACCATCCACCGATTTAAATGTGGGAGACTCGAGCTCAAATCAATTCGGCTTAATCTCCAGACCCATTTTAACCAAACCCGACCCGATCTATGTAGTCACGTGGGAATCACATGCTTTGGTCAAGCCGTCTCCACCGCGCCCTGTGTATTCCAACCTGGTGTGTCGGCAcgatggcaatcgagtgattaaGAGCATCTTGGGCGCCCAATTCCGTCATTGCAGCTCCTGATGGAATCGTCCTCCGAAGCTCCGCTACAAATACCCCGCTTCCTTTCGACGCCTCCCACTCTCGCTCGTCTCGGGTCTCTGGGTGGCATCTCGGCCTTCTCCTCGCCTCCCGGGATCGAAGCCATCGCGCGTGTTCTTTACGCCGGCCGATCGAGGACGACGGAGGGCTCCTTGTAGGGTTCCGTGGTTTCTTGCGGATCCCTCGTGGGTTGTTTAGGGGTTGGTTCGGGGAGGGCAAGAAGGGTGAGAAGGAGGGTGCCCATGAGGTTGATCGGGGAGATCTCCTACGTTCGGAATGAGGAGGATAAGGAGAACGAGGGGGTGCCGCCGATGTCGCTTCCGCCTCCGCCGCAGCAGACGCTCGTCGTGGGGTACGCTCTGACGTCGAAGAAGGTCAAGAGTTTCTTCCAGCCGAAACTGGAAGCATTGGCCAGGTAAGCCTCTCCCTGAAAAGAGAGGAACAGGGAACGAGGACCCCATGTTTGATAGAATTTTCTGTCTTTTCTCGGCCATCGGATGTTTGATTTTTTGGGGATAAACCTTGTTCCCAGATGTTCTTGTGATACCACTAAATTGCTCTTCTCTCCCACTTTTCTTTGATCTTTCACCTTTTGATCGTCAGTAGATTGAGTGTCGGACGGGAATCTTTAATGGTTTCTaggcaaaaagaaaaaggagagacTTTTAAgagttaaaagtatttttttttccttcgtgCGAATGAATGCCTTTTTAGTGTCTTTTAACCTTTTTTCCGTGCCTCACTTGTTATCGTGAGATATGTCGATTTTGATGAAGCTTGATATGGAGAAAACCCTAGCGCAGTCATTACTTATGACTTACGAAGAGATCCACAAAATTGTGGATTAATTTTTGGGTTCCTAGCCGACTATTATGCGACACACAGTGGGAAATACGTTTTAATGCTGGTTTCTGAGTGTTATCTCCCGAAAGAGTCTATAACAAAGCTTTCGACACTTTATTTCTCCTGGAGGAAGTTATACACCAGCAAAACAGTGGTATTGATTCGCCAGTTGGTTTTTATTGGGGATGGTCCTTTTTCTAGAATCTTCAGTTGTTTAGATCAGAAATTCTGCTCCTTGTACGGCTCAGTCTCCTGAAATGGTCAAAACTATAATAATTCATTATAGGAGTCTTGGATCCTTAGCATGTCATATCGTCATGGTTGACATTTGTCTGTTGTGGCTATGCTGCCAACCCTCTCCTGTTTCTATTAGCTCTTGGTTTTAAAGGGTATAGTCTGCTGACATTGACTTTACAGGCTTTCATGTATCAAGGTTTATCCTTAACAATCTGCTTTGCCAGAAACTAGCTATTTATTGactttttattcatttatttgttACATGAAACTAAATTTATTAATGAAACTTGAAGAAGAATTTTAAATATGCTTGTGATATGAGATGTCCCAACACAGGTTAGACATGACAAGTATAATAGCAGAACACCGAGGAAATATTGGGGGGAACCATAAGAAAGGTTTCAGATTATCTAGTGCTATTTTTCTTGAACCTAATAACAAGAAACAATCAACATATTTAAACCTAAATATCTGGGATCGACTACTGCTTTTTCTTGTATAAACCCTTTTTAATTTGGTCTCATTGGTCTTTTCTTGGTTATTGCTGTTGAAAATATGGGATGATGGCATTTATGCAAATTATTGACTTTGCAGAAAAAAATTCTCATCTATGATGGATATTGGATAGTATGCTTATTTGAATGCTATTGTGAACAGTATTAGATGAATGTATTCCGTATATAATTTACTTCCTTTTTTAGAATGTCTACTGTAAAGTCAGTTGTAGATTTCCATGATTATTCTTCTAATCCCGCATATTactactatttttttttcttgctgAATACTTGGTTcattttctgttttcctttttacCAACAGTTTCTCGAGTGTCAAATCAATGTTTTTATCTTCTAAATTACCATTCTGATCTAAATTTTGCTATTGCCCACTTCAGTTTGAGGTCCAAGCCACATTTGATCAAGTAACCATCTAATATCTTGGTAACTGTTGTGGTTTGATTGTTTTAGACGATGTTGACTGACAATGACCATTAGATTTTATATTAGGAGAAGAGTAACTCCTTTTTCTTGACAAGGAAAGCATGCGCATGGGGTTTTCACATATATGCTAAAGAATTTTCTATTGCTACTGATATTCTATGTCTATTCATCTTATTTATCTTAGGGAAATTGGTTTGCCATTTTAATGACTTAAATATCATGAGACATGCCTAGTATTTGATTCCGTGAACTTAATTGATTAGACTTTGTACTATGGGGTGCAGGAAGAAAGGAATTGTGTTTGTCGCCATTGACCAGAGCCAGCTTCTTCTAGATCAAGGTCCTTTTGACATTATTCTGCACAAGGTCAGCTGGTCACCTTTAACGCTTGAAGTTCTTTTGATGGATTACGCAGGATAACTAGTTTAAGGATGATTGATGTTGATTTTTCATAGATAGACCAGTAATTCTTGCCATGGAAATAACTATCAAACTGCTTGCCATTGTCCTGTTAGAGCTCAATGGTGCTTTCTGTAATTATGGGAGGAAGACCCATTAATCCAACTATTATGGATTGATTTTAAACGTATCGAGACTGATAAGCTCtttatctttcctttttttctctctcagtTGACTGGAAAAGAGTGGCAACAAGTTCTGGAGGTTAGTAAATTTAAGGATCATAGAAGTATCTCACCTTCTGTGGGCTCAATATTATCTCTTGATATCAATGACTCCGATGTCTGAACAGTACATAATTGCACCCTAACGTAATTCATGCATCATAGAAGTTCTGAATGGTACATTTGAATGATGATCAAGTCTGAAGTAATACCAAGTGGTAAACAAAAAAGCATGGTAAAGTTAAAAGCTTATCTTTATGTGTAATGACCTAAGTAGAATGCATGCATTTTTTCTTGTCATGGTTGATTGTTTGGTAGTTAAAACTTGAAGCTGCAAGATTTCCTGTATGTCAGGATTTTAATTCATATTGTCTGCTAAGTCTCATACGGTTGCCATGTAACTCCAGGTGTTTATAGAATTAGCTGCACTAGATTTTGGTTTTGGTACACTGGATCCTTGTGGCATTAGCTTCATCAGATTCTTTTTGATGTAGTTCGTGTGCTTTTAGTTCTTCTAGGTATATGACCTCTCCATATTCttctattatttaatttttataattt comes from Musa acuminata AAA Group cultivar baxijiao chromosome BXJ3-3, Cavendish_Baxijiao_AAA, whole genome shotgun sequence and encodes:
- the LOC103978758 gene encoding transcription factor bHLH25; the encoded protein is MEASASPCYSDMGMEQSFFDQWEWTALDQLSADQLGVGLLRDVEPSPSSESHASFPKKATKTDASWPRILSFGRPESPICHSALYVPTMRPKEEMAVPIPGGSKRDYDTMSGQGSKRANMAARTASHNAEHVVAERKRREKLSQRFIALSAVVPGLKKMDKASVLGDAIEYLKRLEEQVKSLEDQVAKRQAEKAVLVKKSRLGADDDDSSSDEHPCGRPAPEIEARVCDKAVLIKIHCENRKGVLVKALSEIEKLHLSVGNTSVIPFAAASLDITVMTQMEEEFCVTAKEVVKKLNSAFRQRSVR